From Erinaceus europaeus chromosome 9, mEriEur2.1, whole genome shotgun sequence, one genomic window encodes:
- the GCSAM gene encoding germinal center-associated signaling and motility protein isoform X1, which translates to MGNSILQGNKCWDHHMDERCACLPWKKVHIFKTKHSSQTENEEPSSAPIQDHTYQSSMEDLCYTVINHNVSRKISSGHNAEGFYENVSTKVLKSKELSGAPETEYSLLYVNPTPERTPSPDNEYELLVPNRMLSHSLATVT; encoded by the exons atggGAAACTCTATCCTGCAAGGAAACAA ATGCTGGGATCACCACATGGATGAAAGGTGTGCCTGCCTTCCTTG gAAAAAAgtgcatatttttaaaacaaagcacAGTTCTCAAACGGAAA aTGAGGAACCATCATCTGCTCCCATTCAG GATCATACTTACCAGAGTTCCATGGAGGATCTGTGCTACACTGTGATCAATCACAATGTCTCCAGGAAAATATCATCAGGGCACAATGCTGAGGGATTCTATGAGAACGTTTCCACCAAAGTCCTGAAGTCCAAAGAGTTGTCAGGGGCACCAGAGACTGAGTACTCTCTTCTCTATGTGAATCCCACCCCAGAGCGAACACCTTCCCCAGATAATGAATATGAACTTCTTGTGCCCAACAGAATGTTGTCTCACTCCCTTGCAACAGTCACATGA
- the GCSAM gene encoding germinal center-associated signaling and motility protein isoform X2 → MDERCACLPWKKVHIFKTKHSSQTENEEPSSAPIQDHTYQSSMEDLCYTVINHNVSRKISSGHNAEGFYENVSTKVLKSKELSGAPETEYSLLYVNPTPERTPSPDNEYELLVPNRMLSHSLATVT, encoded by the exons ATGGATGAAAGGTGTGCCTGCCTTCCTTG gAAAAAAgtgcatatttttaaaacaaagcacAGTTCTCAAACGGAAA aTGAGGAACCATCATCTGCTCCCATTCAG GATCATACTTACCAGAGTTCCATGGAGGATCTGTGCTACACTGTGATCAATCACAATGTCTCCAGGAAAATATCATCAGGGCACAATGCTGAGGGATTCTATGAGAACGTTTCCACCAAAGTCCTGAAGTCCAAAGAGTTGTCAGGGGCACCAGAGACTGAGTACTCTCTTCTCTATGTGAATCCCACCCCAGAGCGAACACCTTCCCCAGATAATGAATATGAACTTCTTGTGCCCAACAGAATGTTGTCTCACTCCCTTGCAACAGTCACATGA